A window of the Tenebrio molitor chromosome 1, icTenMoli1.1, whole genome shotgun sequence genome harbors these coding sequences:
- the LOC138128343 gene encoding caspase-6-like, with amino-acid sequence MSVEEDASRIVPEAEARKTSTHLSPDYEIKHQEEITIVKQNNDELEKFVEREEFLLTKFEYPRNGKDPGLVLIFNQECFEDKKYRLGSRRDVNELITCMSRIGFNIHENHIFTDYTRDKILNLINKIAQEDLSQINSLIVFFLTHGDEFNRLHAYDVSVDTHELWEVFDKCEDLKNKPKMFVFQACKGDNYSTISKHTNKTIQLVPDATFNTNYIGPDMLIVYSTTEGNVSFRDPKTGTWFIQELCKNFSAYGRRDDVISLITRTTKCLCRNYYHNDQDAIKKQMPVFVSTLKKKFYLNRSKDRNVLIKLIENQEAMQESIDELHQKVNELLQDKEKRNK; translated from the exons ATGTCTGTAGAAGAAGACGCATCACGAATTGTCCCGGAGGCGGAGGCCAGAAAAACCAGCACCCATCTGAGCCCAGATTACGAGATTAAGCACCAAGAGGAAATTACCATTG TTAAACAAAACAACGACGAACTAGAGAAATTTGTTGAACGAGAAGAGTTCCTTCTTACTAAATTCGAGTATCCGAGAAACGGAAAGGATCCCGGATTGGTGCTAATTTTCAATCAAGAGTGTTTCGAAGACAAAAAATATCGACTAGGGAGCAGAAGAGATGTTAATGAACTTATCACGTGTATGAGTCGCATAGGTTTCAATATTCATGAGAATCACATCTTCACAGACTACACGAGGGATAAGATTTTGAACTTAATTAACAAAA TCGCTCAAGAGGATCTTTCGCAAATAAATAGTCTAATAGTGTTTTTCTTAACCCATGGCGACGAGTTCAACAGACTGCATGCATACGATGTATCTGTGGACACGCACGAACTTTGGGAAGTGTTTGATAAGTGCGAAGATTTAAAGaacaaaccaaaaatgttcgtCTTTCAG GCCTGCAAAGGCGACAACTACTCTACTATTTCCAAACACACCAACAAAACTATACAACTAGTTCCTGATGCAACTTTCAATACGAATTATATTGGACCTGATATGCTGATAGTTTACTCTACTACAGAAg GAAACGTCTCGTTCAGAGACCCAAAAACGGGAACTTGGTTCATACAGGAGCTATGCAAGAACTTTTCTGCTTACGGACGAAGAGACGACGTTATTTCTTTGATCACTAGAACGACGAAGTGTTTATGCAGAAACTACTACCATAACGATCAAGACGCGATTAAAAAGCAAATGCCCGTTTTCGTGTCAACCTTGAAGAAGAAGTTTTATCTGAACAGGAGCAAGGATAGAAACGTTTTGATCAAGCTTATAGAAAATCAGGAAGCTATGCAAGAAAGCATCGATGAGTTACATCAGAAGGTGAATGAATTGTTGCAAGATAAGGAAAAGCGGAATAAGTAA
- the LOC138128352 gene encoding caspase-6-like gives MSVEEDASRIVREARKTSTHLSPDYEIKHREEITIVKQNNDELEKFVEREEFLLTKFEYPRNGKEPGLVLIFNQEWFEKINYRLGSRRDVNELITCMSRIGFNIHENHIFTNYTKDDILDSIKKIAQSDLSQVNSLIVFFLTHGDELNRLHASDAIVATHELWEVFDKCEDLKNKPKMFVFQACKGKNYSTISKHTNKTIQLVPDATFNTNYIGPDMLIVYSTTEGNVSFRDPKTGTWFIQELCKNFSAYGRRDDVISLITRTTKCLCRNYYHNDQDAIKKQMPVFVSTLKKKFYLNRNKERNVLIKLIENQEAMQESIDELEKKVNELLQDKEKRNK, from the exons ATGTCTGTAGAAGAAGACGCATCACGAATTGTCCGGGAGGCCAGAAAAACCAGCACCCATCTGAGCCCAGATTACGAGATTAAGCACCGAGAGGAAATTACCATTG TTAAACAAAACAACGACGAACTAGAGAAATTTGTTGAACGAGAAGAGTTCCTTCTTACCAAATTCGAGTATCCGAGAAACGGAAAGGAGCCCGGATTGGTGCTAATTTTCAATCAAGAGTGgttcgaaaaaataaattatcgaCTAGGGAGCAGAAGAGATGTTAATGAACTTATCACGTGTATGAGTCGCATAGGTTTCAATATTCATGAGAATCACATCTTCACAAACTACACGAAGGACGACATTTTGGactcaattaaaaaaa TCGCTCAATCGGATCTTTCGCAAGTAAATAGTCTAATAGTGTTTTTCTTAACCCATGGAGACGAGCTCAACAGGCTGCATGCATCCGATGCAATTGTGGCCACCCACGAACTTTGGGAAGTGTTTGATAAGTGCGAAGATTTAAAGaacaaaccaaaaatgttcgtCTTTCAG GCCTGCAAAGGCAAGAACTACTCTACTATTTCCAAACACACCAACAAAACTATACAACTAGTTCCTGATGCAACTTTCAATACGAATTATATTGGACCTGATATGCTGATAGTTTACTCTACTACAGAAg GAAACGTTTCGTTCAGAGACCCAAAAACGGGAACTTGGTTCATACAGGAGCTATGCAAGAACTTTTCTGCTTACGGACGAAGAGACGACGTCATTTCTTTGATCACTAGAACGACGAAGTGTTTATGCAGAAACTACTACCATAACGATCAAGACGCGATTAAAAAGCAAATGCCCGTTTTCGTGTCAACCTTGAAGAAGAAGTTTTATCTGAACAGGAACAAGGAGAGAAATGTTTTGATCAAGCTTATAGAAAATCAGGAAGCTATGCAAGAAAGCATCGATGAGTTAGAAAAGAAGGTGAATGAACTATTGCAAGATAAAGAAAAGCGGAATAAGTAA
- the LOC138128332 gene encoding uncharacterized protein yields MTTDASGTYSESPMWRKSFYDEEQIDIKPSPELIPDEYEHSTSDSVLIHIFRTVDDSKPAEDLMNTVAAINNTISAEKNLHYLDKREGFFKDLESIREEAVNKSALILFFIGFFDKDGTIFMTNEDDSDDGNVEIQFIWNTFSANNCPELKGKPKIYIFSTSQRPKGGDQVDAMVHRRLIFEKVYDFPAEADMLIIYHKADEMSPVPNSYFIKQLCNNINEYSKKYDIIDLVSCFYDCKMSVPLVISTLTRKFYLIPNNERQHYLSIIENHDKLEERLTSIKLGIDKIQELQQKKKNFLNFSFKKKSGDKPKIVKKKETPIMEPPQSPRVSGTRSRRLSTTNAPTVGGTRIRTASHSETDSGAVKRKPIWRI; encoded by the exons ATGACTACCGACGCATCAGGTACATATTCGGAGTCCCCCATGTGGAGAAAGTCTTTCTACGATGAGGAACAAATCGATATTAAACCGTCCCCAGAACTGATCCCTGACGAATATGAACATTCTACAAGCGACAGTGTACTGATACATATATTCAGAACTGTTGACGATAGCAAACCTGCCGAAGATTTGATGAACACTGTCGCGgcaataaataatacaataagtGCCGAAAAGAATCTTCATTATCTAGACAAAAGAGAGGGATTTTTCAAAGATTTAGAGTCGA TACGAGAAGAGGCAGTCAACAAGAGTGCCTTGATACTGTTTTTTATCGGATTTTTCGACAAGGACGGGACCATTTTTATGACGAATGAAGATGATTCCGACGATGGAAATgtggaaattcaatttatttggAATACATTTTCAGCCAATAACTGCCCCGAGTTGAAAGGCAAACCGaagatttacattttttcc ACATCACAACGGCCGAAAGGTGGTGATCAAGTGGACGCAATGGTTCATCGCAGGCTGATCTTTGAAAAGGTGTACGATTTTCCGGCCGAGGCAGACATGTTGATCATTTACCACAAAGCTGACG AGATGTCGCCCGTACCCAAcagttattttataaaacaactcTGTAACAATATTAATGAGTACAGCAAAAAGTACGACATCATAGACTTGGTCAGTTGTTTTTACGATTGTAAAATGTCTGTACCTCTGGTCATATCCACCTTAACcagaaaattttatctaattcCGAACAACGAAAGGCAGCACTACTTGTCGATAATAGAAAATCATGACAAGCTCGAAGAAAGATTGACGAGCATTAAATTGGGTATCGACAAAATTCAGGAGCTTCAACAAAAGAAGAAGAACTTTCtgaattttagttttaaaaagaAGAGTGGAGATAAACCCAAGATTGTTAAGAAAAAAGAGACCCCTATAATGGAACCGCCCCAATCTCCAAGGGTGTCTGGTACTCGCTCACGTCGACTAAGTACCACCAACGCTCCAACTGTGGGGGGAACCAGAATAAGAACTGCGTCCCACTCTGAAACCGATTCGGGTGCTGTTAAGAGAAAGCCAATTTGGAGGATCTAG
- the LOC138141526 gene encoding uncharacterized protein, with protein sequence MTTDASGTYSQSTIRRKSFYDEEQIDIKPSPELIPDEYEHSTSDSVLIHIFRTDDDSKPAEDLMKTVAAINNTISATKNLHYLDKKEEFFKDLESIRNEAVNKSALILFFIGFFEKDGTIFMTNEDDSNNGHVEIKCIWNKFSANNCPELKGKPKIYIFSTSQRPKGGTQLDAMGHRRLTFEKVYDFPAEADMLIIYHKVDEMSPVPNRYFIKQLCNNINEYSKKYDIIDLVSCFYDCKMSVPLVISTLTRKFYLTPNNERQHYLSIIENHDKLEERLTSIKLGIDKIQELQQKKKKFLNFSFKKKSEDKPKIVKKKETPIMEPPQSPRVAGTPSRRLSTTNAPTVGGTRIRTASHSETDSGAVKRKPIWRI encoded by the exons ATGACTACCGACGCATCAGGTACATATTCGCAGTCCACCATACGGAGAAAGTCTTTCTACGATGAAGAACAAATCGATATTAAACCGTCCCCAGAACTGATCCCTGACGAATATGAACATTCTACAAGCGACAGTGTACTGATACATATATTCAGAACTGATGACGATAGTAAACCTGCCGAAGATTTGATGAAGACTGTCGCGgcaataaataatacaataagtGCCACAAAGAATCTTCATTATCTAGACAAAAAAGAGgaatttttcaaagatttaGAGTCGA TACGAAATGAGGCAGTCAACAAGAGTGCCTTGATACTGTTTTTTATCGGATTTTTCGAGAAGGACGGGACCATTTTCATGACGAACGAAGACGATTCCAACAATGGACATGTGGAAATTAAATgtatttggaataaattttcAGCCAATAACTGCCCCGAGTTGAAAGGCAAACCGaagatttacattttttcc ACATCACAACGGCCGAAAGGTGGTACTCAACTGGACGCAATGGGTCATCGCAGACTGACCTTTGAAAAGGTGTACGATTTTCCGGCCGAGGCAGACATGTTGATCATCTACCACAAAGTTGACG AGATGTCGCCCGTACCCAAcaggtattttataaaacaacttTGTAACAATATTAATGAGTACAGCAAAAAGTACGACATCATAGACTTGGTCAGTTGTTTTTACGATTGTAAAATGTCTGTACCTCTGGTCATATCCACCTTAACcagaaaattttatctaacTCCTAACAACGAAAGGCAGCACTACTTGTCGATAATAGAAAATCATGACAAGCTCGAAGAAAGATTGACGAGCATTAAATTGGGTATCGACAAAATTCAGGAGCTTCaacaaaagaagaagaagtttctgaatttcagttttaaaaagaaGAGTGAGGATAAACCCAAGATTGTTAAGAAAAAAGAGACCCCTATAATGGAACCGCCCCAATCTCCAAGGGTGGCTGGTACTCCCTCACGTCGACTAAGTACCACCAACGCTCCAACTGTGGGGGGAACCAGAATAAGAACTGCGTCCCACTCTGAAACCGATTCGGGTGCTGTTAAGAGAAAGCCAATTTGGAGGATCTAG
- the LOC138141538 gene encoding mitochondrial import inner membrane translocase subunit Tim13 translates to MDSLPGGLSGAQKDELMDQVKQQIAVANAQELLTKMTEKCFKKCINKPGTSLDSSEQKCVAMCMDRYMDSWNLVSKAYSLRLQRERHNM, encoded by the exons atgGATTCACTGCCAGGCGGATTGTCGGGAGCCCAAAAAGATGAATTAATGGATCAAGTCAAACAGCAAATTGCAGTTGCAAATGCACAAGAATTATTAACA AAAATGACAGAAAAGTGTTTtaagaaatgtataaataAGCCAGGAACGTCTTTAGATAGCTCTGAACAG aAATGTGTTGCGATGTGCATGGACAGGTACATGGACTCGTGGAACTTGGTGTCAAAGGCCTACAGTTTAAGACTTCAAAGGGAAAGACATAACATGTAG
- the LOC138141521 gene encoding centrosomal protein 43-like, producing the protein MSVEEEVELRDLVAQTLELNGCLPKIRAQLRANLFLALDEDSKISKQQPLLNKKIKSYLEVPEGQLMFCLVREFLEYFDLDFTVSVYEPESYMGSFYKYEGRQKIIEDLGLKSTEDNYSSPVLLHLVKIAQMKSKTLKINLTNINGGEVKETNGSSSVSTAEDGVNGHSDLSEAEENSVSNRNGHNVNEEQVQPLNVKKLASPSSCVKGNYESKEVTKEALNSTYVKRDEENDDTFNGTSSIEEETVNGVESSKDLNQKFTTNEEESAASTDAETSPESKSKLEDKSKSSMKSDKLKSKLELPPLQLNKSRGSDILPSLYSKDFKERGNKDFDFDIKDDYEEDFMSGSEMDFSLSHVDCPKPLLEELQQCSEYASNLNSVISKSKQLSIVNQQQNSRNSNSDNKLINDSNTTDNIETSLSMEGETGTNSNHTNSQVNNI; encoded by the exons ATGTCTGTTGAAGAAGAAGTAGAATTGAGGGATTTAGTTGCTCAAACACTAGAATTGAATGGTTGTCTTCCCAAAATAAGG gCACAACTTCGAGCCAACCTTTTTCTTGCCTTAGATGAGGATTCAAAG ATCAGTAAACAACAACCCCTCTTGAATAAAAAGATCAAGTCATACTTGGAAGTGCCAGAAGGTCAACTGATGTTTTGTTTAGTCAGAGAGtttcttgaatattttgaCCTTGACTTTACTGTTTCTGTTTATGAACCTGAATCTTACATGGGCAGCTTCTACAAGTATGAAGGTCGTCAGAAAATCATCGAGGACTTGGGCCTAAAGTCTACAGAAGACAATTACTCCAGTCCAGTTTTGTTACACTTAGTTAAAATTGCtcaaatgaaatcaaaaactttaaaaataaatctaacAAACATTAATGGTGGTGAAGTCAAGGAGACTAATGGTTCAAGTTCAGTTTCCACAGCTGAAGATGGAGTTAATGGACATAGTGATCTGTCAGAAGCTGAGGAAAATTCTGTCAGTAATAGAAATGGTCACAATGTGAATGAGGAACAGGTCCAAcctttaaatgttaaaaaattagcCAGTCCATCCAGTTGTGTTAAGGGAAATTATGAAAGTAAAGAAGTAACAAAAGAAGCATTAAATTCTACATATGTGAAGAGAGATGAAGAAAATGATGATACTTTTAATGGTACAAGTTCTATCGAGGAGGAAACTGTAAATGGTGTTGAGAGCAGCAAAGATTTGAACCAGAAATTTACCACCAATGAAGAAGAGAGTGCAGCTTCCACAGATGCAGAAACTAGTCCAGAATCTAAATCTAAGCTTGAAGACAAGTCCAAATCCTCAATGAAGAGTGACAAATTAAAGTCCAAATTAGAACTGCCACCCCTCCAGTTGAACAAATCTCGAGGAAGTGATATTTTACCATCATTATACAGTAAGGATTTCAAAGAAAGAGGAAACAAAGATTTTGACTTTGACATTAAAGATGACTATGAAGAAGATTTTATGTCAGGAAGTGAGATGGATTTCTCTTTGAGTCATGTAGATTGTCCCAAACCGTTGCTTGAAGAATTGCAACAGTGTTCAGAATATGCATCGAATCTTAATAGTGTTATTTcaaaaagtaaacaattatCAATAGTAAATCAACAGCAAAACAGTAGAAATTCTAATtcggacaataaattaataaatgacagtaACACGACAGATAATATTGAAACCAGTTTGAGTATGGAGGGTGAAACTGGAACAAACTCCAACCACACAAATTCTCAAGTCAATAATATCTGA
- the Tim23 gene encoding mitochondrial import inner membrane translocase subunit Tim23 isoform X2 — protein sequence MSALNDNDIYSQNYNSTSGALGAYKQFSSPYLNFDPSYLPQTQPEFIFLDGASKQRGRFELAFGQIGGSCMIGASVGGASGFYNGLKATTLAGQTGKLRRTQLLNHIMKQGSATANTCGSIAVIYSAFGVILSWIRGADDDLNTIVAATATGCLYKSTAGLKKCGLGGAVGLGASLLYSLWNSRDKLAHLRQLNPALT from the exons ATGTCAGCTTTGAAtgataatgacatttattctcaaaattacaatagtACTAGTGGCGCCCTAG GTGCTTACAAACAATTTTCCTCACCGTACCTCAACTTCGACCCCAGCTACCTACCGCAGACCCAACCCGAATTCATATTCCTCGATGGAGCCAGCAAACAGCGAGGCAGATTTGAATTGGCGTTTGGGCAAATCGGAGGATCATGCATGATTGGAGCGTCTGTCGGTGGCGCGTCGGGTTTCTACAACGGCTTAAAGGCGACCACTTTGGCGGGACAAACTGGCAAATTGAGGAGGACACA GTtgttaaatcacattatgaAACAAGGTAGTGCCACGGCAAACACTTGTGGCTCAATAGCTGTTATTTATTCAGCGTTTGGTGTTATTCTGTCATGGATCAGAGGAGCTGATGATGACCTGAATACGATAGTGGCAGCCACAGCTACTGGTTGTCTGTACAAATCTACag CTGGTTTAAAGAAATGTGGGTTGGGTGGGGCAGTAGGATTAGGCGCATCTCTGTTGTACTCCCTTTGGAACTCGAGAGACAAACTAGCACATCTACGACAATTGAATCCGGC GTTAACATAA
- the Tim23 gene encoding mitochondrial import inner membrane translocase subunit Tim23 isoform X1 → MSALNDNDIYSQNYNSTSGALGAYKQFSSPYLNFDPSYLPQTQPEFIFLDGASKQRGRFELAFGQIGGSCMIGASVGGASGFYNGLKATTLAGQTGKLRRTQLLNHIMKQGSATANTCGSIAVIYSAFGVILSWIRGADDDLNTIVAATATGCLYKSTAGLKKCGLGGAVGLGASLLYSLWNSRDKLAHLRQLNPAQ, encoded by the exons ATGTCAGCTTTGAAtgataatgacatttattctcaaaattacaatagtACTAGTGGCGCCCTAG GTGCTTACAAACAATTTTCCTCACCGTACCTCAACTTCGACCCCAGCTACCTACCGCAGACCCAACCCGAATTCATATTCCTCGATGGAGCCAGCAAACAGCGAGGCAGATTTGAATTGGCGTTTGGGCAAATCGGAGGATCATGCATGATTGGAGCGTCTGTCGGTGGCGCGTCGGGTTTCTACAACGGCTTAAAGGCGACCACTTTGGCGGGACAAACTGGCAAATTGAGGAGGACACA GTtgttaaatcacattatgaAACAAGGTAGTGCCACGGCAAACACTTGTGGCTCAATAGCTGTTATTTATTCAGCGTTTGGTGTTATTCTGTCATGGATCAGAGGAGCTGATGATGACCTGAATACGATAGTGGCAGCCACAGCTACTGGTTGTCTGTACAAATCTACag CTGGTTTAAAGAAATGTGGGTTGGGTGGGGCAGTAGGATTAGGCGCATCTCTGTTGTACTCCCTTTGGAACTCGAGAGACAAACTAGCACATCTACGACAATTGAATCCGGC GCAATGA
- the LOC138141529 gene encoding uncharacterized protein, with product MRKIGRMSQAVQEKRLLITYSICTVLGAVASITTGIAWGHWKLTLDQCVNGKNCSCILYGQYTPSKFLGGNNGACIWVTFGPLFYVLFCISMACFHGYRVLFSSRSVKTRTVMSKNEAGETVQIRAVQVDDTSPLPKAFWVTLSVLTAIFTVYALIHFAIFVGGFYRTCDQYKKRLEKQLAVQGSVLPVIHRRLSCQSVFDFMDYMEIDSGRGFRDGFIYTGADLIIGIVAAGFAWVLFAGAAFVNVQTARKTE from the exons ATGAG AAAAATCGGCAGAATGAGTCAAGCGGTGCAAGAGAAGCGACTCTTGATAACGTACAGCATATGCACGGTGCTAGGAGCAGTGGCCAGCATAACCACAGGAATCGCTTGGGGCCACTGGAAGCTGACTCTGGATCAGTGCGTCAACGGCAAAAATTGTAGTTGCATCTTGTACGGTCAATACACTCCTTCAAAATTCTTAG GGGGTAACAATGGCGCTTGCATTTGGGTCACGTTCGGGCCACTTTTCTACGTCCTGTTCTGCATATCCATGGCCTGCTTTCACGGGTACCGAGTCCTCTTCAGCAGCCGCTCGGTCAAAACAAGAACCGTCATGAGCAAAAACGA AGCTGGGGAAACGGTGCAAATTCGTGCTGTCCAGGTGGACGACACGAGCCCCCTCCCGAAGGCTTTCTGGGTCACGTTGTCAGTACTTACCGCCATCTTCACCGTGTACGCCTTGATACACTTCGCCATCTTCGTGGGCGGCTTCTACCGCACTTGCGACCAGTACAAGAAACGGCTGGAAAAACAGCTCGCCGTCCAGGGAAGCGTACTTCCGGTCATCCACAGACGCTTGTCGTGCCAGAGCGTGTTCGACTTTATGGACTACATGGAGATCGACAGCGGGCGGGGATTTCGGGATGGTTTCATTTACACGGGGGCGGACCTGATCATTGGGATCGTCGCGGCGGGTTTTGCTTGGGTGCTGTTCGCTGGTGCCGCTTTCGTAAACGTGCAAACTGCACGGAAAACCGAATAG